From Streptomonospora salina, the proteins below share one genomic window:
- a CDS encoding helix-turn-helix domain-containing protein — protein sequence MEIARPEEDTPPANVLAQSRGGPTVLRILLGTQLRRLRTAKEISREDAGYEIRASHAKISRLELGQVSFKERDVADLLTLYGVDDEGERATLLSLARQANNPGWWHKYSDVLPSWFEVYVGLEEAASIIRTYELQFVPGLLQAEEYARAVIMLGHGNAPVDEIDRRVHLRMTRQQRLTGPNPPRLWAVVDEAALRRPLGGTHAMRAQLEHLIEMATLPNITLQIVPFARGGHAAAGGPFSILRFTGADLPDVVYLEQLTSSLYFDKPEETDHYMAVMDRLCLEAAPASETPRYLRRILDDLG from the coding sequence ATGGAGATAGCGCGGCCGGAAGAGGACACTCCTCCTGCGAACGTACTCGCGCAGTCCCGGGGCGGACCCACGGTGCTGCGCATCCTGCTCGGCACCCAGCTGCGGCGGTTGCGCACGGCCAAGGAGATCAGCCGCGAGGACGCCGGCTACGAGATCCGCGCGTCCCACGCCAAGATCAGCCGCTTGGAGCTCGGCCAGGTCAGTTTCAAGGAGCGCGACGTCGCCGACCTGCTCACGCTTTACGGCGTCGACGACGAGGGCGAGCGCGCCACGCTGCTGTCGCTGGCGCGCCAGGCCAACAACCCCGGCTGGTGGCACAAGTACAGCGACGTGCTGCCGAGCTGGTTCGAAGTCTACGTCGGCCTTGAGGAAGCCGCCTCGATCATCCGCACCTACGAGCTCCAGTTCGTGCCGGGGCTGCTACAGGCCGAGGAGTACGCCCGCGCGGTGATCATGCTCGGGCACGGCAACGCCCCCGTCGACGAGATCGACCGGCGGGTGCACCTGCGCATGACCCGCCAGCAGCGCCTGACCGGCCCGAACCCGCCGCGGCTGTGGGCGGTCGTCGACGAGGCCGCGCTGCGCCGGCCGCTGGGCGGCACCCATGCCATGCGCGCCCAGCTTGAGCACCTGATCGAGATGGCCACGCTTCCCAACATCACGCTGCAGATCGTGCCGTTCGCCCGAGGCGGGCACGCCGCGGCCGGCGGCCCCTTCAGCATCCTGCGCTTCACCGGGGCCGATCTGCCCGACGTGGTCTACCTGGAGCAGCTGACCAGCTCGCTCTACTTCGACAAGCCCGAGGAGACCGACCACTACATGGCGGTCATGGACCGGCTCTGCCTGGAGGCCGCGCCGGCCTCGGAGACGCCCCGCTACCTGCGCCGCATCCTCGACGACCTCGGCTGA
- a CDS encoding DUF397 domain-containing protein — MQQTYNGIPAGSLRSAVWRKSELSNPSGNCVEVARLPDGAIAMRNSRHPEGPALIYTPAEITAFVHGAKQGEFDYLLD, encoded by the coding sequence ATGCAGCAGACCTACAACGGCATCCCCGCCGGCAGCCTCCGGAGCGCCGTGTGGCGCAAATCCGAGCTCAGCAACCCGAGCGGCAACTGTGTGGAGGTCGCCCGCCTGCCGGACGGCGCGATCGCGATGCGCAACTCCCGCCACCCCGAAGGGCCCGCCCTGATCTACACGCCGGCCGAGATCACGGCCTTCGTCCACGGGGCCAAGCAGGGCGAGTTCGACTACCTGCTCGACTGA
- a CDS encoding ATP-binding protein encodes MTAHSAHFKAGGRFLESGSAKVPSARVGDVPGGWQGLSLAPLPVGDHFVRPATAVCGLGFHPSSVKRARDFAVGVLEDWALDRLSSDLRLVVSELVTNACRHAAPVESGMLSEWSVQFGLVRGDGELTCMVFDPSRAAPVLDDSDGFGEGGRGLRLIDSYSSDWGWNILDGQGKVVWAAFSIPDAP; translated from the coding sequence ATGACTGCGCACTCTGCCCACTTCAAAGCCGGTGGCCGCTTCCTTGAGTCCGGCAGCGCCAAAGTCCCGTCGGCACGCGTCGGCGATGTTCCGGGGGGATGGCAAGGCCTCTCGCTGGCGCCGCTGCCCGTCGGGGACCACTTCGTCCGCCCCGCCACCGCGGTGTGCGGTCTGGGGTTCCATCCGTCCTCGGTCAAGCGGGCCCGCGACTTCGCGGTCGGCGTGCTGGAGGACTGGGCCCTGGACCGCCTCTCCAGCGACCTGCGCCTGGTGGTGTCCGAGTTGGTCACCAACGCGTGCCGGCACGCCGCGCCCGTGGAGTCCGGGATGCTCTCGGAATGGTCGGTGCAATTCGGCCTGGTCCGCGGCGACGGCGAACTCACCTGCATGGTCTTCGACCCCAGCCGTGCCGCTCCGGTGCTGGACGACAGCGACGGCTTCGGCGAAGGCGGGCGCGGCCTGCGCCTCATCGACTCCTACAGCTCCGACTGGGGCTGGAACATCCTCGACGGGCAGGGAAAGGTGGTCTGGGCGGCGTTCTCCATTCCCGACGCGCCCTGA
- a CDS encoding TetR/AcrR family transcriptional regulator: MARPTTAERGREVRRKLLDTACELIAEHGWTAVSTRMLADRAGVTPGLVHYHFSSVQALLREAATGAMRDYLARAPEEFERAATAQRGLDTLFGDLDRHTGLDPLSLLFTETYLASTRDGALRREIAVLLEEFRGRVGAWLDGHGVAEPDTTAAVLAAAVDGVLLHRALDPGLRGSDIAPVLGRILAPARVAATAEETDRAGDRE; the protein is encoded by the coding sequence ATGGCACGACCCACCACGGCCGAGCGCGGCCGCGAGGTCCGGCGCAAGCTGCTCGACACGGCCTGCGAACTGATCGCCGAGCACGGCTGGACGGCGGTCAGCACCCGCATGCTGGCCGACCGGGCCGGTGTCACACCGGGGCTGGTGCACTACCACTTCTCCTCGGTCCAGGCGCTGCTGCGCGAGGCCGCCACCGGGGCCATGCGCGACTACCTCGCCCGGGCCCCGGAGGAGTTCGAGCGGGCCGCCACGGCGCAGCGGGGCCTGGACACCCTGTTCGGCGACCTCGACCGGCACACCGGGCTGGACCCGCTGTCGCTGCTGTTCACCGAGACCTACCTGGCCTCGACCCGCGACGGCGCGCTGCGCCGCGAGATCGCCGTCCTGCTGGAGGAGTTCCGCGGCCGGGTCGGAGCCTGGCTGGACGGCCACGGCGTGGCCGAGCCGGATACGACCGCCGCGGTACTGGCCGCGGCGGTCGACGGAGTCCTGCTGCACCGCGCACTCGACCCCGGCCTGCGCGGGTCGGACATCGCGCCGGTCCTGGGCCGCATCCTCGCGCCGGCCCGCGTCGCAGCTACCGCCGAAGAGACCGACAGAGCGGGTGATCGGGAATGA
- a CDS encoding FAD-dependent monooxygenase has product MKIVVCGAGIAGLALAQRLDTLGFEVVVLEKAPEPRPQGYMIDFFGPGYDAAEAMGVLPRLRELSHRVDEARYVDARGRRRAGLDYDRFARAVGGRLLSIMRPDVERALREHLSDRVDLRYATSIAQLDNRPDGVGLVLTDGSELDAALLVGADGIHSRVRAEVFGEEERFIRYLGFHTAAYVFADPAVRADVGDGFCLTDSRDRMMGFYALDGERVAAFTAHRTSDPAVPEDVRSAVRRTYGSLGWVVPRALEACPPAEEIYYDQVSQVSMPAWSRGRVTLIGDSCQAVSLLAGMGASLAVAGAHVLAEYLAGEESVEAALGRYEREWRPVVEEKQRVGRRGARIFLPDSGWALWARRIALRLSALPGVDRYIAASLTGKPVGLPEPAAPARDAGRG; this is encoded by the coding sequence ATGAAGATCGTCGTATGCGGCGCCGGGATCGCAGGGCTCGCCCTCGCCCAGCGCCTCGATACCCTCGGATTCGAGGTCGTGGTACTGGAGAAGGCACCGGAGCCCCGGCCGCAGGGCTACATGATCGACTTCTTCGGTCCCGGCTACGACGCCGCCGAGGCGATGGGCGTGCTGCCCCGGCTGCGCGAGCTCAGCCACCGGGTCGACGAAGCCCGCTACGTCGACGCACGGGGCCGCAGGCGCGCCGGGCTCGACTACGACAGGTTCGCCCGCGCGGTCGGCGGCCGCCTGCTCAGTATCATGCGGCCCGACGTGGAGCGGGCGTTGCGCGAGCACCTCTCCGACCGCGTCGACCTGCGCTACGCCACCAGCATCGCCCAACTCGACAACCGGCCCGACGGTGTCGGGCTGGTGCTGACCGACGGCAGCGAACTGGACGCCGCACTGCTCGTGGGAGCCGACGGTATCCACTCGCGCGTGCGTGCCGAGGTCTTCGGCGAGGAAGAGCGGTTCATCCGCTACCTCGGGTTCCACACCGCCGCCTACGTCTTCGCCGACCCCGCCGTGCGCGCCGACGTCGGCGACGGGTTCTGCCTGACCGACAGCCGGGACCGGATGATGGGCTTCTACGCCCTGGACGGCGAGCGGGTGGCGGCTTTCACGGCCCACCGCACATCCGACCCCGCGGTGCCCGAAGACGTCCGCAGCGCTGTGCGGAGGACCTACGGATCGCTGGGGTGGGTGGTCCCGCGGGCTTTGGAAGCCTGCCCGCCCGCCGAGGAGATCTACTACGACCAGGTCTCCCAGGTCTCCATGCCCGCATGGAGCCGCGGCCGGGTCACCCTGATCGGCGACTCCTGCCAGGCCGTTTCCCTGCTGGCGGGCATGGGCGCATCGCTCGCGGTGGCCGGTGCCCACGTGCTCGCCGAATACCTGGCGGGTGAGGAGTCGGTCGAGGCCGCGCTGGGGCGCTACGAGCGGGAGTGGCGCCCCGTGGTCGAGGAGAAGCAGCGTGTGGGGCGGCGCGGGGCGCGCATCTTCCTGCCCGATTCCGGCTGGGCGCTGTGGGCGCGGCGTATCGCGTTGCGGCTGTCGGCGCTGCCCGGCGTCGACCGCTACATCGCCGCGTCGCTGACGGGCAAGCCGGTCGGGTTGCCCGAACCGGCGGCGCCCGCGCGGGACGCGGGGCGCGGCTGA
- a CDS encoding TetR family transcriptional regulator produces the protein MTADLSRIDTQTFDRILCAAARVFARHGLRGLEMASIAAAVADETGVAPAALRRDFPTRLDLACAIALNSGRRLVDDQLADRRPGEPAERIERLVRRHIDHFRHRRAEEDLRRTVLPTLRAVDPARYRELSELRTTYLHHLRSIVADGATQGRFPVDSPDASASAVLETLESVVNWYEPGDGLSAQELGDVYTDLIVHHHLGGPRG, from the coding sequence ATGACGGCGGACCTCTCCCGGATCGACACACAGACCTTCGACCGGATTCTCTGCGCGGCAGCGCGCGTTTTCGCGCGCCACGGACTGCGCGGCCTGGAAATGGCCTCGATCGCGGCCGCAGTCGCCGACGAGACGGGGGTCGCCCCCGCCGCGCTGCGCAGAGACTTCCCCACCCGGCTCGACCTCGCCTGCGCGATCGCGCTCAACAGCGGCCGCAGACTGGTGGACGACCAGCTCGCCGACCGCCGCCCCGGTGAGCCCGCCGAACGGATCGAACGCCTGGTACGGCGGCATATCGACCACTTCCGCCACCGCCGCGCCGAGGAGGATCTGCGGCGCACGGTGCTGCCGACCCTGCGCGCCGTCGACCCGGCCCGCTACCGCGAGCTTTCCGAACTCCGCACCACCTACCTCCACCACCTGCGCTCGATCGTGGCCGACGGCGCTACGCAGGGCCGTTTCCCGGTCGACAGCCCCGACGCCTCGGCGTCGGCGGTGCTGGAGACCCTGGAGTCGGTCGTGAACTGGTACGAACCCGGCGACGGGCTGTCGGCGCAGGAGCTCGGCGACGTCTACACCGACTTGATCGTGCACCACCACCTCGGCGGCCCGCGCGGCTGA
- a CDS encoding glycerophosphodiester phosphodiesterase, whose translation MTLATALRGDTSRYRENTLPALRAAIAAGADALAVDLRTTGDGHVVVVGDRSLREDWGLDRAVGSAELADLAVLGDGVEQRIPTFMEVLAEAGRGAAPRSLLCEVDSAGTALAADAVVGEHGMNERVCFTGSVDTLRNVRAKLPSAGTALTWEQSDLPGPEVWEDLRPDVFSADHRVLTRELVVEIQRHGYSVTAWTVDDFAEMVRLAGMGVDAIVTSNIGELAPITRNGENTPESGPRETPSRASDQSTELP comes from the coding sequence ATGACGCTGGCGACCGCATTGCGGGGCGATACCTCCCGCTATCGTGAGAACACGCTGCCCGCGCTCCGCGCCGCGATCGCCGCGGGGGCCGATGCGCTCGCAGTCGACCTGCGCACGACGGGTGACGGGCACGTCGTGGTGGTGGGCGACCGGAGCCTCAGGGAGGACTGGGGGCTGGACCGGGCCGTCGGCAGCGCCGAACTGGCCGACCTCGCGGTGCTGGGCGACGGCGTCGAACAGCGCATCCCCACGTTCATGGAGGTGCTGGCCGAAGCGGGGCGGGGGGCCGCGCCCCGCTCGCTGCTGTGCGAGGTGGATTCCGCCGGCACCGCGCTCGCGGCCGATGCCGTCGTCGGCGAGCACGGCATGAACGAGCGCGTCTGCTTCACCGGATCGGTCGACACGCTGCGCAACGTACGCGCGAAGCTGCCTTCGGCGGGCACCGCCCTGACGTGGGAGCAGTCCGACCTGCCCGGCCCGGAGGTCTGGGAGGACCTTCGACCCGACGTCTTCAGCGCCGACCACCGCGTCCTCACGCGCGAGCTGGTGGTGGAGATCCAGCGCCACGGCTACAGCGTCACCGCGTGGACGGTCGACGACTTCGCCGAAATGGTGCGCCTGGCGGGCATGGGCGTGGACGCCATCGTCACCTCCAATATCGGCGAGCTGGCACCCATCACGCGGAACGGGGAGAACACGCCCGAATCCGGCCCCCGGGAAACACCGTCCCGCGCGTCGGACCAGAGCACCGAACTCCCCTGA
- a CDS encoding DeoR/GlpR family DNA-binding transcription regulator: MIPDQRREHILKLLQERHVLSINELTSMLSVSHMTVRRDIQALENDGKVLSVTGGVRLAARLKSEPSYLAKAQLEVPAKRAITRAAGQLVRDNFTIFLDAGTTSLQMVPMLTEKVGLTVVTNDFNVVGHLMEYPDIELIHTGGVVSHADHSSVGQFTADFLSKVNVDIAFVASSSWDVERGSTTPSEAKVVAKQQLLRMASKSVLTVDSTKYGKFGTFRVARLEEFDLIVTDDRLPQSAADEIRAQDVRLELVSPE, from the coding sequence ATGATCCCCGACCAGCGCCGCGAGCATATCCTCAAGCTCCTGCAGGAGCGGCACGTGCTGAGCATCAACGAGCTCACTTCGATGCTGTCCGTCTCGCACATGACGGTGCGGCGCGACATCCAGGCGCTGGAGAACGACGGCAAGGTGCTGTCGGTCACCGGCGGCGTGCGCCTGGCGGCGCGGTTGAAGAGCGAGCCCTCGTACCTCGCCAAGGCCCAGCTGGAAGTGCCCGCCAAGCGAGCGATCACCCGCGCCGCGGGCCAGCTGGTACGGGACAACTTCACGATCTTCCTCGACGCCGGCACCACATCCCTGCAGATGGTGCCGATGCTCACCGAGAAAGTCGGACTGACCGTCGTCACCAACGACTTCAACGTCGTCGGGCACCTGATGGAGTACCCCGACATCGAGCTGATCCACACCGGCGGCGTAGTCTCCCACGCCGACCACTCGTCGGTGGGCCAGTTCACCGCCGACTTCCTGAGCAAGGTCAACGTCGACATCGCCTTCGTCGCCAGCAGCTCCTGGGACGTGGAACGGGGATCGACGACGCCCTCCGAGGCCAAGGTCGTCGCCAAGCAGCAACTGCTGCGCATGGCGTCCAAGAGCGTACTCACCGTGGACAGTACGAAGTACGGAAAGTTCGGGACGTTCCGGGTGGCGCGCCTGGAGGAGTTCGACCTGATCGTCACCGACGACCGGCTGCCGCAGTCGGCGGCCGATGAGATCCGGGCTCAGGACGTGCGGCTGGAGCTGGTCTCCCCGGAGTGA
- a CDS encoding VOC family protein, whose translation MPRVTGLAHITLSVRDRDASIEFYRSVLGFKEFKTRDGKQWLLTECRHPCGVVLGFIQHKDQFKATFDHRRTGMDHVAFQVGSLGELSYWEDRLTELDIDHSPVVHSDSGSMIQFFDPDGIQLELFCPADLGSDEA comes from the coding sequence GTGCCTCGAGTGACCGGACTCGCCCACATCACCCTGTCGGTGCGCGACCGCGACGCCAGCATCGAGTTCTACCGCTCCGTGCTCGGGTTCAAGGAGTTCAAGACCCGTGACGGCAAGCAGTGGCTGCTCACCGAGTGTCGGCACCCGTGCGGGGTCGTGCTGGGGTTCATCCAGCACAAGGACCAGTTCAAGGCGACCTTCGACCACCGCCGCACCGGCATGGACCACGTCGCCTTCCAGGTCGGCAGCCTCGGCGAGCTCTCCTACTGGGAGGACCGGCTCACCGAGCTCGACATCGACCACTCCCCGGTCGTGCATTCCGACAGCGGTTCCATGATCCAGTTCTTCGACCCGGACGGCATCCAGTTGGAGCTGTTCTGCCCCGCGGATCTGGGCAGCGACGAAGCCTGA
- a CDS encoding PhzF family phenazine biosynthesis protein: MSTNTTLQIVTVFLGEGGTGGNELGVFPDASGLPGPSRQRIAADLGFSETVFVEDADSGRLHIHTPAVELPLAGHPLVGTAWLLADSGRPLDVLAPPAGAVPTWSEGERVWIRADPDLAPAFDTRRLASPADVDALEGGEAGVDLHVWAWQDEAAGDVRVRVFPQEMGIGEDEATGAAALRLGQRLGRALTVHQGTGSRIDVRPGPGGTVEVGGRCALLETRRYPLP, encoded by the coding sequence ATGAGTACGAACACCACACTGCAGATCGTCACCGTGTTCCTCGGCGAGGGCGGTACCGGCGGCAACGAGCTCGGCGTCTTCCCCGACGCGTCCGGACTCCCCGGCCCCAGCCGGCAGCGGATCGCGGCCGACCTCGGATTCTCCGAGACCGTCTTCGTGGAGGACGCCGACAGCGGACGGCTGCACATCCACACCCCCGCCGTCGAGCTGCCGCTGGCCGGCCACCCTCTCGTGGGCACCGCGTGGCTGCTGGCCGATTCGGGCCGCCCGCTCGACGTCCTCGCCCCGCCCGCCGGCGCGGTGCCGACCTGGTCCGAGGGCGAACGCGTCTGGATCCGCGCCGACCCCGACCTCGCGCCCGCCTTCGACACGCGCCGGCTGGCCTCCCCGGCCGACGTGGACGCCCTGGAAGGCGGAGAAGCAGGGGTCGACCTGCACGTCTGGGCCTGGCAGGACGAAGCGGCCGGCGACGTCCGCGTGCGGGTCTTCCCGCAGGAGATGGGGATCGGCGAGGACGAGGCCACCGGCGCCGCCGCGCTGCGGCTGGGTCAGCGCCTCGGCCGTGCGCTGACCGTCCACCAGGGGACGGGATCGCGCATCGACGTGCGCCCCGGACCCGGCGGCACCGTCGAGGTCGGGGGACGCTGCGCCCTTCTGGAGACCCGCCGGTACCCGCTGCCGTGA
- a CDS encoding PadR family transcriptional regulator has product MSATRLLVLGVVRASGRAHGYQVRRELLTWGAEQWASVKPGSVYHALRQLLKGGMLRGAGVEESGEGPERTVFELTGSGEEEFVRLLSKALSDASAKPEFFGAGITFLPCQSRRRVIRLLRSRLAGLEDEQASLRSLLAEDAAPPAKPEHVWELFRSWVVAGDAAVSFTRELIERLENGAYTMAGEGAAVFGEPGWVPPADTGSESGAGG; this is encoded by the coding sequence ATGTCGGCGACGCGGTTGCTGGTTCTGGGAGTGGTGCGCGCTTCGGGGCGGGCCCACGGCTACCAGGTGCGGCGCGAGCTGCTGACGTGGGGCGCCGAGCAGTGGGCCAGCGTCAAGCCCGGCTCGGTCTACCACGCGCTGCGCCAGCTGCTGAAGGGCGGAATGCTGCGCGGCGCCGGTGTGGAGGAGAGCGGCGAAGGGCCCGAGCGCACGGTGTTCGAGCTGACCGGCAGCGGCGAGGAGGAGTTCGTCCGCCTGCTGAGCAAGGCGCTGTCGGACGCTTCGGCCAAGCCGGAGTTCTTCGGCGCCGGCATCACGTTTCTGCCGTGCCAGTCCCGTCGCCGGGTGATCCGGCTGCTGCGGTCGCGCCTCGCCGGGCTCGAAGACGAACAGGCCAGTCTCCGGTCGCTGCTGGCGGAGGACGCGGCTCCGCCCGCCAAGCCGGAGCACGTCTGGGAGCTGTTCCGATCCTGGGTCGTCGCCGGGGACGCGGCGGTCTCGTTCACCCGCGAGCTGATCGAGCGGCTGGAGAACGGGGCTTACACCATGGCGGGCGAAGGCGCGGCGGTCTTCGGCGAGCCCGGCTGGGTTCCGCCGGCGGATACCGGGTCCGAGTCCGGCGCCGGCGGCTGA
- a CDS encoding ATP-binding cassette domain-containing protein, which yields MIRTRDLVRTFKAKGGTVEAVRRLDLDVGAGELVALLGPNGAGKSTTLRMLTTLLLPTSGSASVAGCDVVADPKGVRRRIGYVGQGHAAGTGQYVAEELVGQGRMYGLAKAEARSRAAELMADLDLEGLDKREASYLSGGQQRRLDVAMGLIHQPDLLFLDEPSTGLDPHSRANLWSHIARLRERYGTTIVLTTHYLDEADSVAERVVVIDHGSVIADGTPDELKGKVSGDLVVLEAASEEDARAAAAAVQGATATHSVDTAATAVRMRVDRGDAALPEVLSAVEARGLELRTVQVHRPSLDDVFLTLTGRSLRESAG from the coding sequence GTGATCCGCACCCGTGACCTCGTCCGGACGTTCAAGGCCAAGGGCGGCACCGTCGAAGCGGTGCGCCGCCTCGACCTGGACGTCGGGGCCGGCGAGCTCGTCGCGCTTTTAGGGCCCAACGGGGCCGGGAAGTCGACGACCCTGCGCATGCTCACGACCCTGCTGCTGCCCACCTCCGGCAGCGCTTCCGTCGCCGGATGCGACGTCGTGGCCGACCCGAAGGGCGTACGCCGGAGGATCGGCTACGTCGGCCAGGGCCACGCGGCCGGAACGGGCCAGTACGTCGCCGAGGAGCTGGTCGGCCAGGGGCGGATGTACGGGCTGGCCAAGGCCGAGGCGCGCTCGCGCGCAGCCGAGCTGATGGCCGACCTCGACCTGGAAGGACTGGACAAGCGCGAGGCCTCCTATCTCTCCGGCGGGCAGCAGCGGCGGCTGGACGTCGCCATGGGGCTCATCCACCAGCCCGACCTGCTGTTCCTGGACGAGCCCTCCACCGGCCTCGACCCGCACAGCCGCGCCAACCTCTGGTCGCACATCGCCCGGCTGCGCGAAAGGTACGGAACCACCATCGTGCTCACCACCCACTACCTGGACGAAGCCGACAGCGTCGCCGAACGCGTGGTCGTCATCGACCACGGCTCGGTCATCGCCGACGGCACCCCCGATGAACTCAAAGGGAAAGTCTCCGGCGACCTGGTGGTCCTGGAAGCCGCGTCCGAAGAGGACGCCCGCGCGGCTGCGGCCGCCGTCCAGGGGGCGACCGCGACCCACTCGGTCGACACCGCGGCCACCGCGGTGCGCATGCGCGTCGACCGCGGCGACGCCGCCCTGCCCGAAGTCCTTAGCGCCGTCGAGGCCCGCGGTCTGGAGCTGCGCACCGTGCAGGTGCACCGTCCCTCCCTGGACGACGTGTTCCTCACCCTGACCGGGCGCAGCCTGCGCGAGAGCGCCGGATGA
- a CDS encoding ABC transporter permease codes for MPLLRDTWLIFLRQLRPTLHSPVAGMGFSMLQPILYLALFAPLLSGMPGATGEDPLQWFVPGVLAMLALFGTSFAGFGLLPELRSGAHERLLAAPVSRVALLLGRVLRDIAVLLGQAAVILLIVVASGLRVSPVGAAAGLLVLLVMGVGLGTLSYMLAMSVKQEFLFPAILQTTTMPLILLSGILLPMEMAPTWLYTLSRINPLSHVVDAERALFRGDFGDPSVLIGAGVAAAVAVVALALGTRLMRRLAA; via the coding sequence ATGCCCCTCCTGCGCGACACGTGGCTGATCTTCCTGCGCCAGTTGCGGCCCACCCTGCACAGCCCCGTCGCGGGCATGGGCTTCTCCATGCTGCAGCCGATCCTCTACCTCGCGCTTTTCGCGCCGCTGCTGTCGGGGATGCCCGGCGCGACGGGCGAGGACCCCCTCCAGTGGTTCGTGCCCGGAGTGCTGGCGATGCTGGCGCTGTTCGGAACCTCCTTCGCGGGCTTCGGCCTGCTGCCCGAACTGCGCAGCGGCGCGCACGAGCGGCTGCTGGCCGCTCCCGTCAGCCGGGTCGCCCTGCTGCTGGGCCGGGTCCTGCGCGACATCGCGGTGCTGCTCGGCCAGGCCGCGGTGATCCTGCTGATCGTCGTCGCGTCCGGCCTGCGGGTGTCGCCGGTAGGCGCAGCCGCCGGCCTACTGGTGCTGCTGGTCATGGGCGTGGGCTTGGGGACGCTGTCCTACATGCTCGCGATGTCGGTCAAGCAGGAGTTCCTCTTCCCGGCGATCCTGCAGACGACGACCATGCCGCTGATCCTGCTGTCCGGAATCCTGCTTCCTATGGAGATGGCGCCGACCTGGCTGTACACCCTCTCCCGCATCAACCCGCTCAGCCACGTGGTCGATGCCGAGCGTGCGCTGTTCCGCGGCGATTTCGGCGACCCGTCGGTGCTGATCGGCGCCGGGGTGGCCGCGGCGGTCGCCGTCGTCGCCCTCGCGCTGGGTACCCGCCTGATGCGCCGCCTGGCGGCGTGA
- a CDS encoding TetR family transcriptional regulator, with product MSQDWRERKKARTRERIQGEALRLFGEQGYDATTVTQIAAAAGVSHTTFFRYFPTKEDVVLADGYDPLIDAALRNRPESEDLVERVRNATAEGLAAVGGSDRDALLARVRLLLSAPSLRSRLWEQMQGTRALLERALAGTDDPAAVPRRVRVVAAACLAVLTTAITEWADGDGRADLAEIVDDAFAQLRAELR from the coding sequence GTGAGCCAGGACTGGCGCGAGCGGAAGAAGGCGCGGACCCGGGAGCGGATCCAGGGCGAGGCGCTGCGGCTGTTCGGGGAGCAGGGCTACGACGCGACCACGGTGACGCAGATCGCCGCGGCCGCGGGTGTCTCCCACACCACCTTCTTCCGGTACTTCCCGACCAAGGAGGACGTCGTGCTCGCCGACGGGTACGATCCGCTGATCGATGCGGCGCTGCGCAACCGGCCCGAGTCCGAGGACCTGGTCGAGCGGGTGCGCAACGCGACGGCCGAGGGCCTGGCCGCGGTCGGCGGCTCCGACCGGGACGCGCTGCTGGCGCGCGTGCGGCTGCTGCTCAGCGCGCCCTCGCTGCGCTCGCGCCTCTGGGAGCAGATGCAGGGCACCCGGGCGCTGCTGGAACGGGCGCTGGCCGGTACCGACGATCCCGCTGCGGTGCCCAGGCGCGTGCGCGTCGTCGCCGCGGCGTGTCTGGCCGTGCTCACCACCGCCATCACCGAATGGGCCGACGGGGACGGCCGCGCCGACCTGGCCGAAATCGTCGACGACGCCTTCGCTCAGCTGCGCGCCGAGCTGAGGTGA